The following are encoded in a window of uncultured Ilyobacter sp. genomic DNA:
- a CDS encoding MotA/TolQ/ExbB proton channel family protein codes for MVWIQNGGILMYFIVAMSIIGLAVVIEKTIYFATKEKGKFDDIKWNVKEYIDKDDYAGAFSLLENRECSTYKVLKELLLQCTKNKESNIVLMEEKAREIGLAQLPRLERGMWILGIVAHTTPLLGLLGTVTGMIQAFHAIASHGTGDPSVLAEGISKALITTAGGLTVAIPAVIFYNYFNKRIDTVVNTMEKASVEMINFFRK; via the coding sequence ATGGTGTGGATACAAAACGGCGGGATACTTATGTATTTCATAGTGGCTATGTCGATAATAGGGTTAGCAGTTGTAATAGAAAAGACTATTTATTTTGCGACAAAGGAAAAAGGAAAATTTGATGATATAAAATGGAATGTAAAAGAGTATATAGATAAGGATGATTATGCAGGTGCTTTTTCTCTTCTTGAGAATCGTGAATGCTCCACTTATAAAGTTTTAAAAGAGCTCTTACTTCAATGTACAAAAAATAAAGAATCTAATATAGTTCTCATGGAGGAAAAGGCAAGGGAGATCGGTCTTGCACAACTTCCCAGACTTGAAAGAGGGATGTGGATATTAGGTATAGTGGCTCATACCACTCCACTTTTAGGACTACTGGGTACGGTTACAGGGATGATACAGGCTTTCCATGCAATAGCATCTCACGGAACAGGAGATCCTTCGGTACTTGCTGAAGGAATATCTAAGGCCCTTATAACAACTGCAGGGGGACTGACGGTGGCGATACCAGCAGTGATTTTCTATAATTATTTTAATAAAAGAATAGATACTGTAGTAAATACCATGGAAAAGGCTAGTGTTGAAATGATCAACTTTTTTAGAAAGTAG
- a CDS encoding TonB family protein, translating into MEKNDIRSLGISLVLNLFIILLLPGIQETLVDTAKISVGFVELKDENRKISPKKIEKESAEKTIPQVKQEIKVQKENLEPVKKTENKPVKIENPDFEIDSLLTVDKSQVERTVFVKKDVLNNKAAPQVKTTEKITVTEGELKGQEKLQEIEQKKIKSIVSEKEIAGGFSSKDKGKEMEFTLLSPESDKIEGLPKGHKMGFADGDITAKWDSSNRNPIYPQSALERGLSGVVKLKVDIGIDGKINFLIVEKGSGIPEINRAIEEVGRTWKIYLTKNGLSVKGTVLLEYRFNLVRGE; encoded by the coding sequence ATGGAAAAAAATGATATTCGTAGTCTTGGGATATCGCTGGTTCTGAATCTTTTTATTATTTTACTTCTACCTGGTATTCAAGAAACACTGGTGGATACTGCCAAAATAAGCGTGGGATTTGTAGAACTGAAGGATGAAAATAGAAAGATCAGCCCCAAGAAAATAGAGAAAGAATCGGCAGAAAAAACTATTCCTCAAGTGAAACAAGAGATAAAGGTTCAAAAAGAAAATCTAGAACCTGTAAAGAAAACAGAAAATAAGCCTGTAAAAATAGAAAATCCAGATTTTGAAATAGACTCTCTGCTGACGGTAGACAAATCTCAAGTGGAGAGAACGGTCTTTGTGAAAAAAGATGTGCTCAATAACAAGGCAGCTCCCCAGGTGAAAACAACTGAAAAAATAACAGTGACAGAAGGAGAGTTGAAAGGACAGGAAAAACTACAAGAAATTGAGCAAAAAAAAATAAAGAGCATTGTCAGCGAAAAAGAGATAGCTGGAGGCTTCTCATCAAAAGATAAAGGAAAAGAGATGGAGTTTACACTGCTCTCCCCTGAATCAGACAAGATAGAGGGGCTTCCGAAGGGCCACAAAATGGGATTTGCAGATGGAGATATAACTGCCAAATGGGACAGCTCCAACAGAAACCCAATATATCCTCAATCAGCTTTAGAAAGAGGGCTTTCAGGAGTGGTAAAACTCAAGGTTGACATAGGAATAGATGGTAAGATCAATTTCCTGATTGTTGAAAAAGGAAGTGGAATTCCTGAAATCAACAGGGCTATAGAAGAGGTAGGGAGAACTTGGAAGATATACTTGACTAAGAATGGTCTCAGTGTGAAAGGGACAGTTTTACTGGAGTATAGATTTAATTTGGTAAGAGGAGAGTAG
- a CDS encoding U32 family peptidase encodes MRRAELLAPAGNMEKLKMAFHYGADAVFLGGKMFNLRAGSHNFSDTELEEAVDYAHNMGKKVYVTLNIIPHNEELETLPEYVRFLEEIKVDGVIVADLGVFQVVKENSDIPISISTQASNTNWRSVKMWKDMGAKRVVLAREISIENIAEIRAKVPDIEIEVFVHGAMCMSISGRCLLSNYMTGRDANRGDCAQSCRWKYSIVEETRPGEYMPVYEDEGGTYIFNSKDLCTIEFIDKLLDLGVDSLKIEGRMKGIYYVSNVVKVYSEAVDSYYSGNYKFNEEWLKELETVSHRLYTSGFYLGKADGDAHNYNDRNSYSQSHQLVAKVEEKISENEYLLAVRNRIEIGQELEVVSPKGEPKKIILPKMSLVKNRQEEEVEAANPNSFVKIKVDHPMEVMDMIRRVFPDKN; translated from the coding sequence ATGAGAAGAGCAGAGTTATTGGCTCCTGCAGGTAATATGGAAAAACTTAAAATGGCCTTTCATTACGGGGCAGATGCAGTTTTTTTAGGTGGCAAGATGTTTAACCTTAGGGCAGGGAGTCATAATTTTTCAGATACAGAGTTGGAAGAAGCAGTTGATTATGCCCACAATATGGGCAAGAAGGTTTATGTAACTCTGAATATTATACCTCATAACGAAGAGTTGGAAACCCTTCCTGAATATGTGAGGTTTTTGGAAGAAATTAAAGTTGACGGTGTTATAGTAGCGGATCTTGGTGTTTTTCAGGTTGTAAAGGAAAATAGTGATATTCCAATAAGTATAAGTACACAGGCTAGTAATACTAACTGGAGATCAGTCAAAATGTGGAAGGATATGGGAGCTAAAAGAGTAGTTTTGGCAAGGGAGATTTCAATCGAAAACATAGCTGAAATAAGGGCTAAGGTACCTGATATTGAGATCGAGGTATTCGTTCATGGAGCTATGTGCATGTCAATATCTGGAAGATGTTTGCTGAGTAACTATATGACAGGAAGAGACGCCAACAGGGGGGACTGTGCTCAATCTTGCAGATGGAAATACTCTATAGTTGAAGAAACTCGTCCGGGAGAGTATATGCCTGTTTATGAAGATGAAGGGGGTACCTATATCTTCAACTCCAAGGACCTCTGCACAATAGAATTTATAGATAAGCTCTTAGATCTAGGTGTTGATTCTCTAAAAATAGAGGGGAGAATGAAGGGGATATATTATGTTTCCAACGTTGTAAAGGTGTATAGCGAGGCTGTAGACAGTTATTACAGCGGAAACTATAAATTCAATGAAGAGTGGCTAAAGGAGCTAGAAACAGTTTCTCATAGGCTCTATACATCAGGGTTTTATCTTGGAAAGGCTGACGGAGATGCACACAACTATAACGACAGGAATTCCTACAGTCAGAGCCATCAGCTAGTGGCCAAAGTAGAGGAAAAAATATCTGAAAATGAGTATCTTTTAGCTGTGAGAAACCGTATAGAGATTGGGCAGGAGTTAGAGGTCGTTTCACCTAAAGGAGAGCCTAAAAAGATAATTCTTCCTAAAATGAGTTTGGTAAAAAATAGACAAGAAGAAGAGGTAGAAGCTGCTAATCCAAACTCTTTTGTAAAAATAAAGGTGGATCATCCTATGGAAGTTATGGATATGATAAGAAGAGTTTTTCCAGATAAAAATTAA
- the dnaB gene encoding replicative DNA helicase gives MHDLDKLRKVPSSLEAEKSILGGILLKPDALGDVVEILSPSDFYKAAHRNIYEAMIAAYNNGEVIDPIVLIDKLKKQEKFDESGGNAIIYEIIEEVPTAANILSYAKIVKEKAILRRLGDVGTKIVEMTYEGYEDADAILDKAEGMIFKISETKEAKDVVGISHILGEEFERLENLQNNRGATIGISSGFKHFDDMTSGFHPSDLVIIAARPSMGKTAFVLNLALNAVKNGDNGVLIFSLEMSNSQLLQRLLAVEGSLPLQKIRNGFLNDEEWGRLGIASAKLANSKIHIADTPNVSVLEIRAMARRLKAAGKLDMILIDYLQLISGSGSKNDSRQQEISDISRALKGIARELNVPVIALSQLSRAPEQRADRRPILSDLRESGAIEQDADMVVFLYRDDYYNEDSEFKGITEINIGKQRNGPVGTVNLRFFHELTKFADYTTKID, from the coding sequence ATGCATGATTTAGATAAATTAAGAAAAGTTCCTAGTAGTCTAGAGGCTGAAAAGTCTATTCTAGGAGGAATACTTTTAAAACCAGATGCACTAGGTGACGTAGTAGAGATACTTTCTCCCAGTGATTTTTACAAGGCAGCACATAGAAATATCTATGAAGCTATGATAGCAGCTTATAACAATGGGGAAGTTATCGACCCCATTGTTTTAATTGATAAGTTGAAAAAGCAGGAGAAATTTGATGAAAGCGGTGGAAACGCTATAATCTATGAGATTATAGAAGAAGTCCCGACTGCTGCAAATATACTGAGCTATGCAAAGATAGTAAAAGAAAAGGCAATTTTAAGAAGGCTCGGAGACGTAGGGACTAAAATAGTAGAGATGACTTATGAGGGCTATGAAGATGCTGATGCAATTTTGGATAAGGCCGAGGGTATGATATTTAAAATATCTGAAACCAAGGAAGCAAAAGATGTGGTAGGTATAAGTCATATTTTAGGAGAAGAGTTTGAAAGACTTGAAAATCTTCAAAATAACAGGGGAGCAACTATAGGAATATCCTCTGGTTTCAAGCATTTTGATGATATGACAAGTGGTTTTCATCCTTCGGATCTCGTAATAATAGCAGCTAGACCTTCTATGGGAAAAACGGCCTTTGTTTTAAATTTGGCTTTGAATGCTGTAAAAAATGGTGATAACGGAGTCCTGATATTCAGTTTGGAGATGTCTAATTCCCAGCTTTTACAGAGACTTCTAGCCGTGGAAGGGAGTCTTCCGCTTCAGAAGATAAGAAACGGATTTCTGAATGATGAAGAGTGGGGAAGACTGGGAATAGCCAGTGCAAAACTAGCAAATTCTAAGATTCACATAGCGGATACTCCAAATGTATCTGTTCTTGAGATAAGAGCCATGGCCAGAAGATTAAAAGCCGCAGGTAAACTCGATATGATCCTAATAGATTATTTACAGCTAATAAGTGGATCAGGGAGTAAAAATGACAGTAGACAGCAGGAGATATCAGACATATCAAGAGCATTAAAGGGAATAGCAAGGGAGCTAAATGTACCTGTAATAGCCCTGTCTCAGTTATCCCGTGCACCTGAACAGAGGGCAGACAGAAGGCCTATACTCTCTGACTTGCGTGAATCTGGAGCAATAGAACAAGATGCTGACATGGTAGTGTTTTTGTATAGAGATGACTATTACAATGAGGATAGCGAGTTTAAGGGAATAACTGAAATCAATATAGGAAAACAGAGAAACGGACCTGTGGGAACTGTAAACCTTAGATTTTTCCATGAACTTACCAAATTTGCTGATTATACGACAAAAATAGATTAA
- a CDS encoding biopolymer transporter ExbD, giving the protein MRLKRMTRRTSGDMILELTPLIDVVFLLLIFFMVATTFEDLSGIKIDLPQSTIKEIKEIKEIQVIIDENSELYLNYREASKSKKSTKVTLENLKEELGEKLLNSSEKNVIITADKKLDYGFIVEIMTIAKEAGASSLDIDTAVAK; this is encoded by the coding sequence ATGAGATTAAAGAGAATGACCAGAAGAACCAGTGGCGACATGATTTTAGAGCTTACGCCCCTTATTGACGTAGTGTTCCTCCTTCTTATATTTTTTATGGTGGCCACCACTTTTGAAGATTTGAGCGGAATAAAAATAGATCTTCCTCAATCTACAATTAAAGAGATCAAAGAGATCAAGGAAATACAGGTAATAATCGATGAAAATAGCGAGTTATATCTGAATTATAGAGAGGCGTCCAAATCTAAAAAAAGTACCAAGGTTACTCTTGAAAATCTAAAAGAGGAGCTAGGTGAAAAACTTTTGAACAGCAGTGAAAAAAATGTAATAATTACTGCTGATAAAAAACTTGACTATGGTTTTATAGTAGAAATAATGACAATAGCCAAAGAGGCAGGGGCAAGTTCTCTAGATATAGATACAGCTGTTGCAAAGTAG
- the dnaX gene encoding DNA polymerase III subunit gamma/tau — MHLTLYRKYRPSNFNEVAGEEDIIKTIKNSLRENRMAHAYLFAGPRGVGKTTTARLIAKGLNCLTKGITDDPCDACDNCLAVNEGSFVDMIEIDAASNRGIDEIRQLKDKINYRPVRGRKKVYIIDEAHMLTKEAFNALLKTLEEPPSHVLFILATTEPDKILPTIISRCQRYDFKPISFEDTRVRLLEIGKSEGIEVDDASLNLIYEKAGGSMRDAISIFEKLVSSCYGESITVGKTQRILGVIPEKQIMEFLKIIREGDSHRGIKFLDNLWNNSVNIESFFRDIAKMSKELMTKGELTPEEGMPIIGAVYDVITKFKYEEDKRLLGYVILHKLSEETILPKILYREQKANYIPEVRESDSKEVIEKVVPDSEIRVTIDDVKRSWNEAVKRAKNEKITIAALLAEAFPTKVLDGTLYVGFYPENRFSRDKMEEIQYSGIFLNSMRELTHPALKIEYEIVGEKSKKTEAGKSFSDKIIEFFDGELI, encoded by the coding sequence ATGCATCTTACTTTATATAGAAAATACAGACCTTCCAATTTTAACGAGGTGGCTGGAGAAGAGGATATAATAAAGACTATAAAAAACTCCCTCAGAGAGAACAGGATGGCTCACGCATACCTTTTTGCTGGACCTAGAGGCGTTGGAAAGACAACCACTGCAAGACTAATAGCCAAGGGTCTGAACTGCCTGACCAAGGGGATAACAGACGATCCATGTGATGCCTGTGACAATTGTCTGGCAGTCAACGAAGGCAGCTTCGTCGATATGATAGAGATAGATGCGGCATCTAACAGAGGTATAGACGAAATAAGACAACTGAAGGACAAAATAAACTACAGACCCGTAAGAGGAAGGAAAAAGGTATATATAATAGATGAGGCCCACATGCTGACCAAAGAAGCCTTTAATGCCCTATTAAAAACTTTGGAAGAACCTCCAAGTCATGTGCTGTTTATACTAGCAACAACTGAACCGGATAAAATACTGCCAACTATAATATCTAGATGCCAGAGGTATGATTTTAAACCTATTTCATTTGAAGATACGAGGGTAAGACTGCTTGAAATAGGAAAAAGTGAGGGTATAGAGGTGGATGATGCCAGTCTAAATCTTATTTATGAAAAGGCTGGTGGAAGCATGAGAGATGCCATATCCATATTTGAAAAGCTTGTTTCAAGCTGCTATGGAGAGAGCATCACGGTAGGAAAAACACAGAGAATTTTGGGTGTCATTCCAGAAAAACAGATTATGGAATTTTTAAAAATTATAAGGGAAGGTGATAGCCACAGGGGAATAAAATTTTTGGATAACCTGTGGAATAATTCTGTAAATATAGAAAGTTTTTTTAGAGATATAGCTAAGATGTCTAAGGAACTCATGACAAAAGGTGAATTAACTCCTGAAGAAGGAATGCCTATTATAGGGGCTGTATATGATGTAATAACAAAATTTAAATATGAAGAGGACAAGAGACTTCTTGGATATGTGATTCTTCATAAACTTTCGGAAGAAACGATTTTGCCTAAAATTCTTTACAGAGAACAAAAAGCAAATTATATTCCTGAGGTAAGAGAGTCTGACTCTAAAGAAGTAATTGAGAAGGTAGTCCCAGACTCTGAAATAAGGGTAACTATAGATGACGTTAAAAGGTCATGGAATGAGGCTGTGAAGAGAGCCAAAAATGAAAAAATAACCATAGCGGCACTTCTTGCAGAAGCCTTTCCAACAAAAGTTTTAGACGGGACTCTTTACGTGGGATTTTACCCAGAGAATCGATTCTCTAGGGATAAAATGGAGGAGATCCAGTACAGTGGAATATTCCTTAATTCTATGAGGGAACTGACTCATCCGGCTTTGAAAATAGAGTATGAAATAGTTGGAGAAAAGAGTAAAAAAACTGAGGCTGGAAAATCTTTTTCTGATAAAATAATAGAATTTTTTGACGGAGAGCTTATTTAA
- a CDS encoding sigma-54 dependent transcriptional regulator — protein MYLNVLGILLDEKLKNSIGESIDGSVEFADGVLRALEILEETRYEAVLLDSDTMEKSQLIESIKMINAAQRKIIIMILGERSNLDLVAGSIKAGAYDYILKPVEILKVSRLLEKAVRDHKLKAEKVDKNKNTGDKLIGQTKEIVEVYKMIGKMAASRVPVLITGEKGTGKKSVAISIHQFSDFSDKPFVSINCTAFQNEFLERKIFGYEKGAFPGAAFDQIGELEKANGGTLYLGNIESLSIDMQSKILGVLQEGEFFRIGGIQLLKTDLRIITASSENIEELIVNGKFIEELYHRLKVLEIDIPPLRDRKDDIPFIIDHYIMECNEEFGKNVKGVSKPAIKKIMRYDWPGNVSELKNAVRSAVALCRGNTILVEDLPANVIGAKISKRRGDIQDWILADWIEGEVSVLKGNSQKDYYGNVISRVEKELIRQVLEMTSGKKVETAEILGITRNTLRTKMNNYGLE, from the coding sequence ATGTATTTGAATGTTTTAGGGATATTATTGGATGAAAAATTGAAAAACAGTATAGGTGAATCCATTGACGGAAGCGTAGAATTTGCAGATGGTGTATTGAGGGCCCTTGAGATACTGGAAGAGACCAGGTATGAGGCTGTATTATTGGACAGTGATACCATGGAGAAATCCCAGCTTATTGAGTCAATTAAAATGATAAATGCAGCTCAGAGAAAAATTATCATAATGATTCTGGGTGAAAGATCCAATCTTGATCTGGTCGCAGGGAGCATAAAAGCTGGGGCCTACGACTATATTTTGAAACCAGTAGAGATCTTGAAAGTATCAAGGCTTTTGGAAAAAGCAGTGAGAGACCACAAACTCAAGGCTGAGAAGGTGGACAAGAATAAAAATACCGGGGACAAACTTATAGGTCAGACCAAAGAGATAGTTGAAGTCTATAAAATGATAGGAAAAATGGCCGCCAGCAGAGTCCCGGTCCTCATAACAGGGGAAAAAGGTACGGGTAAAAAGTCTGTGGCCATATCAATACATCAGTTTAGTGACTTCAGTGACAAGCCCTTTGTAAGTATAAATTGTACGGCTTTTCAGAATGAATTTTTGGAGAGAAAAATATTCGGATATGAAAAGGGAGCTTTTCCGGGAGCGGCTTTTGACCAGATAGGGGAATTAGAGAAAGCCAACGGTGGGACTCTTTACCTCGGGAATATAGAATCCCTCAGTATAGATATGCAGTCAAAGATATTGGGTGTTCTTCAAGAGGGGGAATTTTTCAGAATCGGGGGAATACAGTTATTGAAAACAGACCTGAGAATAATAACTGCTTCTAGTGAAAATATAGAAGAGCTCATAGTAAATGGTAAGTTCATAGAGGAGCTGTACCACAGACTGAAAGTTCTAGAGATAGATATACCACCGCTGAGAGACAGGAAGGATGACATTCCATTTATAATTGATCACTATATAATGGAATGTAATGAGGAGTTTGGAAAAAATGTAAAAGGGGTGTCAAAACCTGCAATAAAAAAAATAATGAGATACGATTGGCCTGGAAATGTGAGTGAGCTTAAGAATGCAGTAAGATCTGCAGTAGCACTTTGCAGAGGAAACACAATACTGGTGGAGGACCTTCCAGCAAATGTTATAGGGGCTAAAATTAGTAAAAGAAGAGGAGATATTCAGGACTGGATACTTGCAGACTGGATAGAGGGAGAGGTATCCGTTCTTAAGGGAAATTCACAAAAAGATTATTACGGGAATGTGATATCAAGAGTGGAGAAAGAACTTATAAGGCAAGTTCTCGAGATGACAAGCGGAAAAAAAGTCGAAACGGCGGAGATCCTTGGAATAACTAGAAATACACTTAGAACAAAGATGAATAATTACGGGCTAGAATAA
- the rplI gene encoding 50S ribosomal protein L9 — protein MSKIKVILTQDVAGQGRKGEIVSVSEGYAKNFLLKNNKAIIATAEELKKLENKKLKAEKKLAEEKEKAEEIKKFIEEKVLVMEVKAGEGGKIFGSVTTKEISAAIEKDFGLTIDKKKIDANIKTTGEHIVTLKLHSDVKAELKLVAKG, from the coding sequence ATGTCAAAGATCAAAGTAATTCTTACACAAGACGTAGCAGGACAAGGCAGAAAAGGTGAGATAGTTAGTGTATCTGAAGGATATGCAAAAAACTTTCTTTTGAAAAATAATAAAGCAATAATTGCAACAGCTGAGGAATTAAAAAAACTTGAAAATAAAAAACTCAAGGCAGAAAAAAAATTGGCTGAAGAAAAGGAAAAGGCCGAAGAGATTAAAAAGTTTATAGAGGAAAAAGTACTGGTAATGGAAGTTAAAGCCGGAGAAGGTGGAAAAATATTCGGTTCAGTTACAACAAAAGAGATCTCCGCAGCCATTGAAAAAGATTTTGGCCTAACTATAGACAAGAAAAAAATAGATGCAAATATAAAAACTACAGGTGAGCACATAGTTACTCTTAAACTGCATAGTGATGTAAAAGCGGAACTAAAATTGGTGGCTAAAGGATAA
- a CDS encoding lipoprotein → MKKFIFLFLLVLTVSGCSSVEKAEYLNKNKSELKSSYDAEDYNKLINDLKTNNVFLAGEMHGIKENYTLRLNLLKFFKENAEVRYYLAEMGYSSSFYINRYLTTGDEKYLFLVTNSIAGSYDHSVEDVEFWRSLYKYNNSLPEKERVKVIGLDLEHQFWISILHLNEILKNKNLGPEMEKVLEGLNTLSVCICPDMNNTKDILKNIQKINIFSHSKIIKDIYNDLEKRRSIYVKLLDKDELYDLELTLSNSNDTVRIYKNIDDISYFNFEREKSIYNNFIEVYDRLNGGKYFGQWGGFHILQKSRADEDSFASYLNLENSPVKQKVISIKFVYDNQKHKVTNRKILNAFKEYSTSKFTLYKLENFDSIGEVPCPINDYDLSDITEYFQYGILIRDPEKVTAL, encoded by the coding sequence TTGAAAAAATTTATCTTTCTTTTTCTTCTGGTATTGACAGTTTCAGGCTGCAGCAGTGTTGAAAAAGCTGAATATCTCAACAAAAATAAATCTGAATTAAAATCATCGTATGATGCTGAAGATTATAATAAATTGATAAACGATCTTAAAACAAATAATGTTTTTTTAGCAGGTGAAATGCACGGCATAAAAGAAAATTACACACTTAGGCTGAACCTTCTAAAGTTTTTTAAGGAAAATGCTGAGGTCAGATACTATCTAGCCGAGATGGGTTATAGCAGCAGTTTTTACATAAACAGATATCTCACTACCGGAGATGAGAAGTATCTTTTTCTCGTGACAAATTCCATAGCCGGTTCATATGACCACTCTGTAGAAGATGTTGAATTTTGGAGAAGCCTTTATAAATATAATAACTCTCTTCCGGAAAAGGAGAGGGTAAAAGTTATCGGTCTAGACTTGGAGCATCAATTTTGGATATCTATCCTCCATCTAAATGAAATTTTAAAAAATAAAAATCTTGGCCCTGAAATGGAAAAAGTTTTAGAAGGCTTAAATACGCTCAGTGTTTGTATTTGCCCGGATATGAACAATACAAAAGATATTCTAAAAAATATTCAGAAAATAAATATTTTTTCCCACAGCAAGATTATAAAAGATATATACAATGATTTAGAGAAAAGAAGATCTATTTACGTCAAACTTCTTGATAAAGACGAGCTCTATGACTTAGAACTAACTTTGTCTAACTCTAATGATACGGTCAGGATCTACAAAAATATAGACGACATTAGTTATTTCAACTTTGAGAGAGAAAAAAGCATATACAATAATTTTATTGAGGTCTACGACAGGCTTAACGGTGGTAAATATTTTGGTCAGTGGGGCGGGTTTCATATCCTTCAAAAGAGTAGGGCTGACGAGGACTCTTTTGCCTCCTACCTAAATTTAGAAAATTCTCCAGTGAAACAAAAGGTGATTAGCATAAAATTTGTCTATGACAACCAAAAACACAAGGTGACAAACAGAAAAATTTTAAATGCTTTTAAGGAGTACAGCACCTCTAAATTCACCCTTTACAAACTAGAAAACTTTGATAGTATAGGGGAAGTCCCCTGTCCCATAAACGATTATGACCTTTCTGATATAACTGAATATTTTCAGTATGGGATTCTTATAAGGGATCCTGAAAAAGTGACTGCATTGTAA